A DNA window from Bradyrhizobium barranii subsp. barranii contains the following coding sequences:
- a CDS encoding thiolase domain-containing protein, which produces MTIKGKAYIAGIYEHPTRHAPDKSTAQLHAEVAKGAIEDAGISKDDVDGYFCAGDAPGGAWPMVDYLGLNTKKLRHVDSTETGGCSYIIHLGHAAEAIAAGKCSIALITLAGKPRTGVMPPRAAGAEADFESAYGATTHNAYGMCAMRHMHDYGTTSEQLAWIKVAASHHAQYNPHAMLKDVVTVEDVLNSPMISDPLHRMDCCVVSDGGGALIVTTPEIAKSLKKPLVKLIGHGEAMKGPRGGKDLDLTYSAGIWSGPRAFEEAGITPKDIKYASIYDSFTITVLMQLEDLGFCKKGEGGKFVADGNLISGVGKLPFNTDGGGLCSNHPVNRGGMTKIIEAVRQLRGEAHPKVQVKNCDLAIAHGTGGLLGVRHAASTAILERV; this is translated from the coding sequence TTGACCATCAAGGGCAAGGCCTACATTGCCGGGATCTACGAACACCCGACCCGGCATGCGCCGGACAAATCCACCGCCCAGCTCCATGCCGAGGTCGCCAAGGGCGCGATCGAGGATGCCGGGATCAGCAAGGACGACGTCGACGGCTATTTCTGCGCGGGCGACGCCCCCGGCGGCGCATGGCCGATGGTCGATTATCTCGGCCTGAACACCAAAAAACTCCGCCACGTCGATTCCACCGAGACCGGCGGCTGTTCCTACATCATCCATCTCGGCCACGCCGCTGAAGCCATCGCGGCCGGCAAGTGCTCGATCGCGCTGATCACGCTCGCGGGCAAACCGCGCACCGGTGTGATGCCGCCGCGCGCAGCCGGCGCGGAAGCCGATTTCGAGTCCGCTTACGGTGCGACCACGCACAATGCCTATGGCATGTGTGCCATGCGCCACATGCACGACTATGGCACCACCAGCGAGCAGCTCGCCTGGATCAAGGTCGCGGCCTCGCATCACGCGCAATACAATCCGCATGCAATGCTCAAGGATGTCGTCACCGTCGAGGACGTCCTGAACTCGCCGATGATCTCCGATCCGCTGCATCGCATGGATTGCTGCGTCGTCTCCGACGGCGGCGGCGCGCTGATTGTCACGACGCCCGAGATCGCCAAGAGCCTGAAGAAGCCGCTGGTCAAGCTGATCGGCCATGGCGAGGCGATGAAGGGTCCGCGCGGCGGCAAGGATCTCGACCTCACGTACTCCGCCGGAATCTGGTCCGGCCCGCGCGCGTTCGAGGAAGCCGGCATCACGCCGAAGGACATCAAATACGCCTCGATCTATGACAGCTTCACCATCACGGTGCTGATGCAGCTCGAGGACCTCGGCTTCTGCAAGAAGGGCGAGGGCGGCAAGTTCGTCGCCGACGGCAATCTGATCTCGGGCGTCGGCAAGCTGCCGTTCAACACCGACGGCGGCGGCCTCTGCAGCAACCATCCCGTCAATCGCGGCGGCATGACCAAGATCATCGAGGCCGTCAGGCAGTTGCGCGGCGAGGCGCATCCGAAGGTGCAGGTCAAGAATTGCGATCTCGCCATCGCCCACGGCACCGGCGGCCTTCTGGGCGTTCGCCACGCCGCTTCGACGGCCATTCTGGAGCGCGTGTGA
- a CDS encoding Zn-ribbon domain-containing OB-fold protein yields MVDAKKYPAPVTNPETAAFWDAAKQGKFMIKRCTACGEAHYFPRSICPFCYSDKTVWEESSGEATIYTWSLMRKSPTGPYAIAYVTLKEGPSLQTNIVDCDLEKLKIGQKVKVVFKPTDGAPLPFFTPA; encoded by the coding sequence ATGGTAGATGCAAAAAAGTATCCGGCACCGGTCACGAACCCCGAGACCGCGGCGTTCTGGGACGCGGCCAAGCAGGGCAAGTTCATGATCAAGCGCTGCACCGCGTGCGGCGAAGCGCATTACTTTCCGCGCTCGATTTGCCCGTTCTGCTATTCGGACAAGACGGTGTGGGAGGAGAGTTCGGGTGAGGCCACGATCTACACCTGGAGCCTGATGCGCAAATCGCCGACCGGCCCCTATGCCATCGCCTATGTCACGCTGAAGGAAGGGCCGTCGCTTCAGACCAACATCGTCGACTGCGATCTCGAGAAGCTCAAGATCGGCCAAAAGGTGAAGGTGGTGTTCAAGCCGACCGATGGCGCACCATTGCCGTTCTTCACGCCGGCGTAA